The genomic window AATCTACCAGATGCAACGTCAGCTGGGAGCGTTGCATGATCTTCGAAGAAACATGGGCAAAGTTCTGAACAATTCTACCGACAGGGTGCAGCTGGGTTCATTGGTGATTACTAATAAAGCCCGGTTTTATATTTCGGTCTCTCTGGGGGAATTTTTCTTTGAAGGCGACCGCTTTTATGCGATTTCCTCAGAAAGTCCCATGGCTAAAAAAATGATGGGCATGAAGCCCGGCGATGAATTTACCTTAAATAAAATCCATCAGAAGATTGTCGAGGTTTTGTAAGTAAAAAGTAAAAAGTAAAAAGTAAAAAGTAAAAAGTAGTTTTGATAAACAACCATTACTAATTACCCATTGTTTATCATCCATTAAGAATCCACTCCAAACATTACATCCTTCATCCTGCTTCCGGCTTTCATCTTTTTCGTAATTTTGTTTCATGAATAAAGCAGAAGTCTTAAAAGAAATTATAGAAAAAAGAAGAAGTATTTTTCCTAAAGATTACACCGACGCGGAACTTCCTCAGGAAACTCTTGATGAAATTTTACATTCGGCAACACTGGCTCCTAACCATAAGCGGACCAAACCATGGCGTTTCAAAACGTTCAGAGGGGAAGAAAAGGCTAAGCTTGCTTCTGAAATGCAGGCTATTTACAAAGCTACCCAACCCGAACAGATGTTTCTGGAGAAAAAGTACAACGATATCGGCTTCAAAATCAATAAAGCAGATGCTGTAATTTCCATTGTGGTGAATTTCAGCGGGCTGGTTCCGGAGTGGGAAGAAATTGCTGCGGTTTCGATGGCTGTCCAGAATATGTACCTTACCTGTACGGCCAATGAGATTGGTTGCTACTGGAGCTCTCCGAAACTGGTCGATCACCTGAAAGAATCCCTCACCATCGAAGAAAACCAGAAATGCTTGGGATTGTTTTACTTAGGAAATCTAGAATAAAATAGCCCTGATCGAACGGCCTGTCTGAGCTCTTTTTCTTTGCAGAAGAAAAAAGCAAGTAGTGAGAACAGGTTCCCGGCTCCTGAAATAAATAGCGGAATTTGTAAAACTTTTTACCTGGGTCTTTTTACTTTAAACTTTTTTACTATCTTTGCACTCTTAAATATTTAACTGGGACGAGTTCCCGTAAAATTCAAACATTATGTCAGTAAAAATCAGATTACAAAGACACGGTAAAAAAGGAAAACCTTTCTTCCACATCGTGGTTGCAGATTCTAGAGCTAGAAGAGATGGTAAATTCATCGAGAAACTAGGAACTTACAACCCAATTACGAACCCTGCAACTATCGATTTGAACGTTGATTCTGCTGTGAAGTGGTTAAACAACGGTGCTCAGCCAACTGATACTGCAAGAGCAATCCTTTCTTACAAAGGTGCCCTTTACAAAAAACACTTACAAGGTGGTGTAGCTAAAGGTGCTTTTGATGAAGCTGAAGCTGAAAAAAGATTTGCTGCTTGGGTAGATGCTAAAGAAGCTAAAGTACAAGGTAAAGTAGAAGGTTTGGCAACTGCTAAATCCGATGCTAAAAAAGCTGCGTTAGAAGCTGAAGCTAAAGTAAACGAAGCAAGAATCGCTGCTGCTGCACAAGCTGAAGCTGATGCTAAGGCTGCTGAAGAAGCGGCAAACGCACCTGCTGAGGAAACTGCTGAAGGAGAAGCTCCTGCTGCTGAATCTACAGAAGAAAATACTGAAGCTTAAGAAAAATCCGGGATGCGTAAAGAAGATTGCTATTTATTAGGAAAAATCACACGCAGACACGGACTTGCGGGAAACGTTATCCTTAAACTGGATACCGATCAACCCGAGCTTTACAATAAACTGGAATCAATATTCGTTGAAATCAACGGATTATTGGTTCCTTTTTTTATTGCAAAATCATCCTGGAGCAAAAACGATGCTCTGAATATTGCTTTTAAAAATTCTACGGAAGCCCTGGTAGACCAGTCTTTAGGCAAAGATGTCTATCTGCCGCTATCTACACTGCCAAAACTCTCCGGCAAGCAGTTTTATTATCACGAAATCATCGGATTTACTATTTTCGATGAAAACGACAATGATTGCGGCGTCATCCGATCAGTCAACGATCAGACGGCACAGGTGTATTTCGTTACGAATCTGGACGGAAAAGAAGTCGTGATCCCAATGATCAAGGACTGGATTATTGAAGTAAACCGTGAAGAACGCTTCATCAAAATGCAGCTTCCTGAAGGGCTCATCGATGTTTTTCTGGTACCTTCCAAGAAAGACGAATAATCGCCATAAGCACTGGTTTAGCTTAATTTCTCTCCCAAACTTTCAATCTGTTTATACATTTTATTGAAAAATATTTTCCGGTCCCTGTTTCCGGAAGTATTCATCGACTTTGAGTTTTTGATCTGATGCTCAAAATAATTCTGCGTTTCCGTGCAGGTTTTATCATCTGTAATCAGGATATAGCCGAACATATTCGTGGGAATGGCAAAAAGAGACTGCTGCGGATGGTGGAAAAAAATATCATTTGAAAGATGCATCAGTTCATTTTCGTACAACCGGAATCTCGGGCTGTTCTCCGTTTTCCCT from Chryseobacterium sp. SORGH_AS_0447 includes these protein-coding regions:
- a CDS encoding nitroreductase gives rise to the protein MNKAEVLKEIIEKRRSIFPKDYTDAELPQETLDEILHSATLAPNHKRTKPWRFKTFRGEEKAKLASEMQAIYKATQPEQMFLEKKYNDIGFKINKADAVISIVVNFSGLVPEWEEIAAVSMAVQNMYLTCTANEIGCYWSSPKLVDHLKESLTIEENQKCLGLFYLGNLE
- a CDS encoding 30S ribosomal protein S16, which encodes MSVKIRLQRHGKKGKPFFHIVVADSRARRDGKFIEKLGTYNPITNPATIDLNVDSAVKWLNNGAQPTDTARAILSYKGALYKKHLQGGVAKGAFDEAEAEKRFAAWVDAKEAKVQGKVEGLATAKSDAKKAALEAEAKVNEARIAAAAQAEADAKAAEEAANAPAEETAEGEAPAAESTEENTEA
- the rimM gene encoding ribosome maturation factor RimM (Essential for efficient processing of 16S rRNA) — its product is MRKEDCYLLGKITRRHGLAGNVILKLDTDQPELYNKLESIFVEINGLLVPFFIAKSSWSKNDALNIAFKNSTEALVDQSLGKDVYLPLSTLPKLSGKQFYYHEIIGFTIFDENDNDCGVIRSVNDQTAQVYFVTNLDGKEVVIPMIKDWIIEVNREERFIKMQLPEGLIDVFLVPSKKDE